Proteins encoded by one window of Bryobacteraceae bacterium:
- the tnpB gene encoding IS66 family insertion sequence element accessory protein TnpB (TnpB, as the term is used for proteins encoded by IS66 family insertion elements, is considered an accessory protein, since TnpC, encoded by a neighboring gene, is a DDE family transposase.) codes for MIHLPASVRVYLCLAPCDMRKSFDGLHALVRDHLGQDAFGGHLYVFANRRKDRLKILYWDRDGFAVW; via the coding sequence GTGATTCACCTTCCCGCCAGCGTGCGCGTGTACCTGTGCCTGGCGCCGTGCGACATGCGCAAGAGCTTCGACGGGCTCCACGCACTGGTGCGCGACCACCTCGGACAGGATGCCTTCGGCGGACATCTCTATGTGTTCGCCAACCGGCGCAAGGACCGGTTGAAGATACTCTACTGGGACCGCGACGGGTTCGCGGTTTGGA